One window of Pelobates fuscus isolate aPelFus1 chromosome 9, aPelFus1.pri, whole genome shotgun sequence genomic DNA carries:
- the RAB4B gene encoding ras-related protein Rab-4B — protein sequence MSETYDFLFKFLVIGSAGTGKSCLLHQFIESKFKQDSNHTIGVEFGSRIVNVGGKSVKLQIWDTAGQERFRSVTRSYYRGAAGALLVYDIASRETYNALTNWLTDARTLASPNIIIILCGNKKDLDADREVTFLEASRFAQENDLMFLETSALTGENVEEAFLKCARTILNKIDTGELDPERMGSGIQYGDASPRHIKHTHGTQAHNRQQCSC from the exons ATGTCTGAGACATACG aTTTTCTGTTCAAGTTTTTGGTAATTGGCAGTGCGGGGACTGGGAAATCCTGCCTCTTGCACCAGTTCATCGAGAGTAAAT TTAAGCAAGACTCCAATCACACCATAGGGGTGGAGTTTGGCTCTCGGATTGTCAACGTTGGAGGTAAATCGGTTAAACTGCAGATTTGGGACACAGCGGGACAGGAGAGATTCAG GTCTGTTACCCGCAGTTACTACCGAGGAGCAGCAGGGGCGCTGCTTGTTTATGACATAGCaag TCGGGAGACTTACAACGCTCTCACCAACTGGCTGACAGATGCCAGGACTCTGGCCAGTCCCAACATCATCATCATTCTGTGTGGCAACAAGAAGGATTTGGATGCAGACAGAGAGGTTACCTTTCTGGAGGCTTCACGTTTCGCCCAGGAGAATG ACCTGATGTTTTTGGAAACGAGTGCTCTCACTGGAGAGAATGTAGAAGAAGCTTTCTTAAAATGTGCTCggacaatattaaataaaatagatacaG GAGAGCTTGACCCTGAGAGAATGGGATCTGGCATCCAGTATGGAGACGCTTCTCCGCGACACATTAAGCACACGCATGGGACCCAAGCACACAACCGGCAGCAATGTAGCTGTTAA